The following coding sequences are from one Macaca nemestrina isolate mMacNem1 chromosome 1, mMacNem.hap1, whole genome shotgun sequence window:
- the LOC105484554 gene encoding regulator of G-protein signaling 16 encodes MCRTLAAFPTTCLERAKEFKTRLGIFLHKSELGCDTGSSGKFEWGSKHGKENRNFSEDVLGWRESFDLLLSSKNGVAAFHAFLKTEFSEENLEFWLACEEFKKIQSATKRASRAHRIFEEFICSEAPKEVNIDHETRELTRMNLQTVTATCFDTAQGKTRTLMEKDSYPRFLKSPAYRDLAAQASAASATPSSCSLAEPSHT; translated from the exons ATGTGCCGTACCCTGGCCGCCTTCCCCACCACCTGCCTGGAGAG AGCCAAAGAGTTCAAGACACGTCTGGGGATCTTTCTTCACAAATCAGAGCTGGGCTGTGATACTGGGAGTAGTGGCAAGTTCGAGTGGGGCAGTAAACACGGCAAAGAGAA tagaaACTTCTCAGAAGATGTGCTGGGGTGGAGAGAGTCGTTCGACCTGCTGCTGAGCAGTAAAA ATGGAGTGGCTGCTTTCCACGCTTTCCTGAAGACGGAGTTCAGTGAGGAGAACCTGGAGTTCTGGCTGGCCTGTGAGGAGTTCAAGAAGATCCAATCAGCTACCAAGCGGGCCTCCAGGGCACACCGGATCTTTGAGGAGTTCATCTGCAGCGAGGCCCCTAAAGAG GTCAACATTGACCATGAGACCCGCGAGCTGACTAGGATGAACCTGCAAACCGTCACAGCCACATGCTTTGACACAGCTCAAGGGAAGACACGTACCCTGATGGAGAAAGACTCCTACCCACGCTTCCTGAAGTCACCCGCTTACCGGGACCTGGCTGCCCAAGCCTCAGCCGCCTCTGCCACTCCGTCCAGCTGCAGCCTGGCTGAGCCCTCACACACCTGA